One part of the bacterium genome encodes these proteins:
- a CDS encoding methyltransferase domain-containing protein: MAPTDSRRRGVFDALAEGWDDATSHDPVKLERIADFLSLKPGQQVLDAGCGTGVMIPFLRRRLGGSGAITALDFSLRMIAVAKGKYPPADNPDIKFVVQDVIGMASDREFDAIICYSCFPHFPDQAAVVRTLAAALKEGGRLVIAHSQSRRAINDLHRVAGELMRGDYLPTVPEITGMMESAGLRVTGSVDDEELFVVRAERPSA, translated from the coding sequence ATGGCCCCGACGGACTCGCGGCGCAGGGGTGTCTTCGACGCTCTGGCCGAGGGGTGGGACGACGCCACATCTCACGACCCCGTCAAGCTGGAGCGCATCGCCGACTTCCTGAGTCTGAAGCCCGGTCAGCAAGTCCTGGACGCGGGGTGCGGCACCGGCGTCATGATCCCCTTTCTTCGGCGGCGTCTCGGCGGGTCCGGCGCCATAACGGCTCTGGACTTCTCCCTGCGGATGATCGCGGTGGCGAAGGGGAAGTATCCCCCGGCGGATAACCCGGATATAAAGTTCGTCGTTCAAGACGTCATCGGGATGGCGTCGGACCGCGAGTTCGACGCGATTATCTGCTATTCCTGCTTCCCCCACTTCCCCGACCAGGCGGCCGTCGTGAGGACCCTGGCCGCCGCGTTGAAGGAGGGGGGCAGGCTGGTAATCGCCCATTCCCAATCCCGTCGCGCCATCAACGACCTCCACCGGGTGGCCGGCGAATTGATGCGGGGGGACTACCTGCCCACCGTGCCCGAAATTACCGGGATGATGGAGTCGGCCGGGTTGAGGGTCACCGGCTCGGTGGACGACGAGGAGCTCTTCGTCGTTCGGGCCGAGCGGCCGTCCGCCTGA